One segment of Sphingomonas qomolangmaensis DNA contains the following:
- a CDS encoding NADPH-dependent FMN reductase — protein sequence MPHRILVFYGSYRRDRQGIRLAQYLVEGLAARGDDVELIDAKAVGLPMLDRMFKEYPEGEAPANLATLAEKIRTADGFVFVAGEYNWGMQPGLKNLTDHFLEEWFWRPAAIASYSAGRLGGARANSAWHATLAEMGMAVISSTLTVGGIGQALDADGQPTGDGGQALAKAFPRFADDLRWWIEAASAQRERSAPPY from the coding sequence ATGCCGCACCGCATTCTCGTCTTCTACGGCTCCTATCGCCGAGATCGCCAGGGCATCCGGCTGGCGCAATATCTGGTCGAGGGATTGGCGGCGCGCGGCGATGATGTCGAGCTGATCGACGCCAAGGCGGTCGGACTGCCAATGCTCGACCGGATGTTCAAGGAATATCCCGAGGGCGAGGCCCCCGCGAACCTGGCGACGCTGGCCGAGAAGATCCGCACCGCCGACGGCTTCGTGTTCGTGGCGGGCGAATATAATTGGGGCATGCAGCCCGGCCTCAAGAACCTGACCGACCATTTCCTCGAGGAATGGTTCTGGCGCCCCGCGGCGATCGCCAGCTATTCGGCGGGCCGGCTGGGCGGCGCGCGCGCCAACTCGGCCTGGCACGCGACGCTCGCCGAAATGGGGATGGCGGTGATTTCGAGCACGCTCACCGTCGGCGGCATCGGCCAGGCGCTCGATGCAGACGGCCAGCCGACCGGCGACGGTGGCCAGGCGCTCGCCAAGGCGTTCCCGCGCTTCGCCGACGATCTGCGCTGGTGGATCGAGGCGGCAAGTGCACAGCGCGAACGAAGCGCGCCGCCCTATTGA
- a CDS encoding GIN domain-containing protein, whose translation MIRILLAAALLSTLPAPAHAEDRRVMVTGFDSIRVEGPFDVELRTGGATGATISGEARALDGVAVRVEDRVLVISANPNSWGGWPDARAATPRIVATAPAIRSATLVGNGRLAIDRMASQQVTIDMSGSGTLRVAAIAADEFRATLTGAGSLEVRGTTARARFASNGANRIDAASLAVRDLTVLSQSPSESSFSASETANITAVGLGQVTVSGKAACTVAGPGPVLCGNRTQ comes from the coding sequence ATGATCCGCATCCTGCTCGCCGCCGCCTTGCTGTCGACCTTGCCAGCGCCCGCCCATGCCGAGGATCGGCGGGTAATGGTCACGGGATTCGACTCGATCCGCGTCGAGGGCCCCTTCGATGTCGAGTTGCGAACCGGGGGCGCTACCGGCGCGACGATCAGCGGCGAAGCCCGCGCGCTCGACGGCGTGGCTGTTCGCGTCGAGGACCGGGTGCTGGTGATCAGCGCCAATCCCAATAGCTGGGGCGGCTGGCCCGATGCGCGCGCCGCGACGCCACGCATCGTCGCCACCGCGCCCGCGATCCGGAGCGCGACGCTGGTCGGCAACGGCCGACTGGCGATCGATCGCATGGCGAGCCAGCAGGTGACGATCGACATGTCGGGATCGGGGACGCTGCGCGTCGCCGCAATCGCCGCCGACGAATTCCGCGCCACGCTCACCGGCGCCGGATCGCTCGAGGTGCGCGGCACCACCGCACGCGCACGCTTCGCATCGAACGGCGCCAACCGGATCGACGCCGCCAGCCTCGCGGTGCGCGATCTGACGGTGCTTTCGCAAAGCCCGAGCGAAAGCAGCTTTTCGGCAAGCGAGACCGCCAACATCACCGCCGTGGGGCTGGGTCAGGTTACCGTGTCGGGCAAAGCCGCCTGCACCGTCGCGGGTCCGGGTCCCGTCCTCTGCGGCAATCGCACCCAGTAG
- a CDS encoding head GIN domain-containing protein codes for MDDGLTAALAALMLAACSGGSVNGDDGEAAGPQAQRSFTLSGFDKVDLAGPDNVRVMTGSAFAVRAEGPQDVIDKLKLEVVDGTLRVGRERSSNWKWGSNPRATVTVSLPSATGASVSGAGGLTLDRGTGDFTATISGAGDLAVGRIEGRDVTLKLSGTGDIAAAGVARTLNASVSGAGSIRAEELVARQGKVSLSGVGDVAVRIDGPAQVSVSGVGSASLGPNSVCTTRKSGIGSVECGSGGR; via the coding sequence ATGGACGATGGTTTGACGGCAGCGTTGGCAGCATTGATGCTTGCCGCGTGTTCGGGTGGCAGCGTCAACGGCGATGACGGTGAAGCCGCGGGCCCGCAGGCACAGCGCAGCTTCACCTTGTCGGGGTTCGACAAGGTCGATCTCGCCGGCCCCGACAATGTCCGCGTGATGACCGGCAGCGCCTTCGCGGTGCGCGCCGAAGGTCCGCAGGACGTGATCGACAAGCTGAAGCTCGAGGTCGTCGACGGCACCTTGCGCGTCGGCCGCGAGCGTAGCTCGAATTGGAAATGGGGCAGCAACCCGCGCGCCACCGTCACGGTAAGCTTGCCCAGCGCGACCGGCGCCAGCGTCAGCGGCGCGGGCGGCCTCACCCTCGACCGCGGCACCGGCGACTTCACCGCGACAATCAGCGGCGCGGGCGATCTCGCGGTCGGACGGATCGAGGGCCGCGACGTCACCCTCAAGCTGTCGGGCACCGGCGATATCGCCGCCGCGGGTGTGGCGCGCACGCTCAACGCCAGCGTATCAGGCGCGGGGAGCATCCGCGCAGAGGAACTCGTGGCACGCCAGGGCAAGGTGAGCCTGTCGGGGGTCGGCGATGTCGCGGTACGGATCGATGGCCCAGCCCAAGTGTCGGTATCGGGCGTCGGTTCGGCAAGCCTTGGCCCCAATTCGGTGTGCACCACGCGCAAGAGCGGCATCGGCAGCGTCGAGTGCGGTAGCGGCGGTCGCTGA
- a CDS encoding CarD family transcriptional regulator, protein MAAKALSFDVGDYVVYPKHGVGRVIELQKQEIAGMQLELYVLRFEKERMTLRVPTNKAESVGMRKLSSDKTLREAMETLKGKPKVKRTMWSRRAQEYEAKINSGDLVSIAEVVRDLFRADDQPEQSYSERQIFEAAASRLARELAAMEEVDEPKALEKILDVLRAAAAIYNKDKAEA, encoded by the coding sequence ATGGCTGCCAAGGCGCTGTCCTTCGACGTCGGTGATTATGTCGTTTACCCAAAGCACGGCGTCGGCCGTGTGATCGAACTGCAAAAGCAGGAAATCGCAGGCATGCAGCTCGAGCTGTACGTGCTGCGCTTCGAAAAGGAGCGCATGACGCTGCGCGTTCCTACCAACAAGGCCGAGAGCGTCGGCATGCGCAAGCTGTCGAGCGACAAGACGCTGCGCGAGGCGATGGAAACGCTCAAGGGCAAGCCCAAGGTCAAGCGCACCATGTGGTCGCGCCGCGCACAGGAATATGAGGCCAAGATCAATTCGGGCGATCTGGTGTCGATCGCCGAAGTGGTCCGGGACCTGTTCCGCGCCGATGACCAGCCCGAGCAGAGCTATTCTGAGCGCCAGATCTTCGAAGCCGCCGCCAGCCGCCTAGCGCGCGAACTCGCCGCGATGGAAGAGGTCGACGAGCCCAAGGCGCTCGAGAAGATCCTCGACGTGCTGCGCGCAGCGGCTGCGATTTACAACAAGGACAAGGCCGAGGCCTGA
- a CDS encoding Uma2 family endonuclease has translation MAKVALDPAYRRIDVDEFLSMHFGDAKAELEDGLIYMMTGGSQAHARIAGNVYFALRLALRGTGCMPFNSDFAVQTGTQTIRYPDVAVYCGDPGRPANDGKKLLGDPVLIVEVLSSSTASYDQSVKLAEYRELPGTTDMLLADPQQERVRHVRRTATGWVDDWLPSGTDVALPSLAITLPPAEIFVRD, from the coding sequence ATGGCCAAAGTCGCGCTCGATCCCGCCTATCGCCGCATCGACGTCGACGAATTCCTGTCGATGCATTTCGGCGATGCGAAGGCCGAGCTCGAGGACGGCCTGATCTACATGATGACGGGTGGCAGCCAAGCGCATGCGCGTATTGCGGGCAACGTCTATTTTGCCCTGCGCCTCGCGCTCCGCGGAACGGGTTGCATGCCCTTCAACTCGGACTTTGCGGTCCAGACCGGTACGCAGACCATCCGCTATCCCGACGTCGCGGTCTACTGCGGCGACCCCGGACGCCCTGCCAATGATGGCAAGAAATTGCTCGGCGATCCGGTGTTGATCGTCGAAGTGCTGTCGTCATCGACCGCCTCCTACGATCAGAGCGTCAAACTTGCCGAATATCGCGAACTGCCTGGCACCACCGATATGCTGCTGGCCGATCCCCAACAGGAACGCGTGCGACATGTTCGCCGCACGGCGACCGGCTGGGTAGATGATTGGCTGCCCAGCGGCACTGATGTTGCGTTGCCCTCGCTCGCCATCACGCTGCCGCCTGCCGAGATTTTCGTGCGCGACTGA
- the groL gene encoding chaperonin GroEL (60 kDa chaperone family; promotes refolding of misfolded polypeptides especially under stressful conditions; forms two stacked rings of heptamers to form a barrel-shaped 14mer; ends can be capped by GroES; misfolded proteins enter the barrel where they are refolded when GroES binds): MASKDVKFGRDARERILRGVDILADAVKVTLGPKGRNVVIDKSFGAPRITKDGVTVAKEIELKDKFENMGAQMVREVASKTNDIAGDGTTTATVLAQAIVREGMKSVAAGMNPMDLKRGVDLAVTKVVADLQSRSKPVSGSAEIAQVGIISANGDREVGEKIAEAMEKVGKEGVITVEEAKGLEFELDVVEGMQFDRGYLSPYFITNPEKMSVELNDPYILIHEKKLSNLQAMLPILEAVVQSGRPLLIIAEDIEGEALATLVVNKLRGGLKVAAVKAPGFGDRRKAMLEDIAVLTKGEVVSEDLGIKLETVTLGMLGTAKRVTIDKDNTVIVDGAGEADAIKGRTDAIRQQIEVTTSDYDREKLQERLAKLAGGVAVIKVGGASEVEVKERKDRVDDALHATRAAVEEGIVPGGGTALLYATKALEGVTGANEDQTRGVDIVRKALTSLVRQIAANAGHDGAVVSGKLLDQTDTSFGFNAATDTYENLVSAGVIDPTKVVRTALQNAASVAGLLITTEAAVSEMPDDKPAMPMGGGGMGGMGGMDF, from the coding sequence ATGGCATCCAAGGACGTAAAATTCGGCCGCGACGCGCGTGAGCGCATTCTCCGCGGCGTCGACATCCTGGCCGACGCGGTCAAGGTAACGCTGGGGCCAAAGGGCCGCAACGTCGTGATCGACAAGTCGTTCGGCGCGCCGCGGATCACCAAGGACGGCGTCACCGTCGCCAAGGAAATCGAACTTAAGGACAAGTTCGAGAACATGGGCGCGCAGATGGTCCGCGAAGTCGCTTCGAAGACCAACGACATCGCCGGCGACGGCACCACCACCGCTACCGTGCTTGCCCAGGCGATCGTTCGCGAAGGCATGAAGTCGGTTGCCGCCGGCATGAACCCGATGGACCTGAAGCGCGGGGTCGATCTGGCCGTCACCAAGGTGGTCGCCGATCTGCAGTCGCGTTCGAAGCCCGTCTCGGGTTCGGCCGAAATCGCCCAGGTCGGGATTATCTCGGCAAACGGCGACCGTGAAGTCGGCGAGAAGATCGCCGAAGCCATGGAAAAGGTCGGCAAGGAAGGCGTGATCACCGTCGAGGAAGCAAAGGGTCTCGAATTCGAGCTCGATGTCGTCGAGGGCATGCAGTTCGACCGCGGCTACCTGTCGCCCTACTTCATCACGAACCCCGAGAAGATGTCGGTCGAGCTGAACGATCCGTACATTCTGATCCATGAGAAGAAGCTGTCGAACCTGCAGGCGATGCTCCCGATCCTGGAAGCAGTCGTCCAGTCGGGTCGTCCGCTGCTGATCATCGCCGAGGACATCGAAGGCGAAGCACTGGCGACCCTGGTCGTCAACAAGCTGCGCGGCGGCCTGAAGGTCGCAGCGGTCAAGGCACCTGGCTTCGGCGATCGTCGCAAGGCGATGCTCGAGGACATCGCGGTCCTGACCAAGGGCGAAGTCGTTTCGGAAGATCTCGGTATCAAGCTCGAGACCGTGACGCTCGGCATGCTCGGCACCGCCAAGCGAGTCACGATCGACAAGGACAACACCGTCATCGTCGATGGCGCGGGTGAAGCCGATGCGATCAAGGGCCGCACCGATGCGATCCGTCAGCAGATCGAGGTCACGACCTCGGACTATGACCGTGAGAAGCTGCAGGAGCGTCTGGCCAAGCTGGCCGGAGGCGTTGCAGTCATCAAGGTCGGCGGCGCTTCGGAAGTCGAAGTCAAGGAGCGCAAGGACCGCGTCGACGACGCGCTGCACGCAACCCGCGCAGCCGTCGAAGAGGGCATCGTCCCCGGTGGCGGCACCGCGCTCCTCTATGCCACCAAGGCACTTGAGGGCGTGACCGGCGCGAACGAGGACCAGACCCGCGGCGTGGACATCGTCCGCAAGGCACTGACCTCGCTGGTTCGCCAGATCGCGGCGAATGCCGGCCATGACGGTGCGGTCGTTTCGGGCAAGCTGCTTGATCAGACCGACACGTCGTTCGGCTTCAACGCGGCGACCGACACCTACGAGAACCTGGTATCCGCCGGCGTGATCGATCCTACCAAGGTCGTCCGCACCGCGCTGCAGAACGCAGCATCGGTCGCCGGGCTGCTGATCACCACCGAAGCAGCGGTGAGCGAGATGCCTGACGACAAGCCTGCAATGCCCATGGGCGGCGGCGGCATGGGCGGCATGGGCGGCATGGACTTCTGA
- the groES gene encoding co-chaperone GroES, protein MNFRPLHDRVLVRRVEAEEKTAGGIIIPDTAKEKPQEGEVVAAGTGARNDTGDIHPLEVKAGDKILFGKWSGTEVKVNGEDLLIMKESDILGIVEA, encoded by the coding sequence ATGAACTTTCGTCCCTTGCACGATCGCGTTCTCGTTCGCCGCGTCGAAGCCGAAGAGAAGACCGCCGGCGGCATCATCATCCCCGACACCGCCAAGGAAAAGCCCCAAGAGGGTGAAGTCGTCGCCGCCGGTACCGGCGCACGCAACGACACGGGCGACATCCACCCGCTCGAGGTGAAGGCCGGCGACAAGATCCTGTTCGGCAAATGGTCGGGCACCGAGGTCAAGGTGAACGGCGAAGACCTGCTCATCATGAAGGAAAGCGACATTCTGGGCATCGTCGAGGCCTGA
- the sppA gene encoding signal peptide peptidase SppA, with the protein MKLVRGAWKLLVGIKDGLVLLAMLLFFGLIFAALSARPNAAAITNGALLVDLSGTIVEQPEEGDPFATLAGGDVAKQHRLRDVIRALDTAQSDTRVKAVVLDMDSFMGGYPAAVSQLAEAVGRVRQSGKPVLAFATAYSDDSYLVAANASEIWMDPFGGTLFSGPGGSQLYYKGLIDRLGINAHIYRVGTYKAAVEPYTRADQSPEARAANQALYGAIFSQWQEAVQKARPKARVAEFVARPDTLVTAANGDIARANLTAGLVDKLGDRTSFGKRVAELAGADAGKPAGNFKTIKLASWLAANPLPTSGDAIGVITVAGTIIDGKAGPGTAAGDTISNLLLKGLAEKKLKALVVRVDSPGGSVLASEKIRQAILQAKARGLPVVVSMGGLAASGGYWVSTPGDVIFAEPNTITGSIGIFGVIPTFENAITKIGVTADGIATTPLSGQPDLFRGTNAAVDTILQSSIENGYRRFLTLVSQSRKLPVARVNQIAQGRVWDGGTARQLGLVDRFGSLPDAIAEAARLAKLDPVKVRPVYLEKEPGFAAQLAAMFAQSGDEEAGEGEVARDIFARMAAERRGVFAQAIGDMRMLAKGPAMQARCIECAGMGPGVASREDARIAAFLIERTLP; encoded by the coding sequence GTGAAGCTGGTACGCGGCGCCTGGAAATTGCTCGTGGGCATCAAGGACGGGCTGGTCCTGCTCGCGATGCTGCTGTTCTTCGGCCTGATCTTCGCGGCCTTGTCGGCGCGGCCCAACGCCGCGGCGATCACCAATGGCGCGCTGCTGGTCGATCTGAGCGGCACGATCGTCGAACAGCCCGAAGAAGGCGATCCGTTCGCGACGCTGGCGGGCGGCGACGTCGCCAAGCAGCATCGGCTGCGCGACGTGATCCGCGCGCTCGACACCGCGCAGAGCGATACGCGGGTGAAGGCGGTCGTGCTCGACATGGACAGCTTCATGGGGGGCTATCCCGCCGCGGTGTCGCAACTCGCCGAAGCGGTCGGGCGCGTACGCCAAAGCGGCAAGCCAGTGCTGGCGTTCGCCACCGCCTATTCGGACGACAGCTATCTGGTCGCGGCCAATGCCAGTGAAATCTGGATGGACCCGTTCGGCGGCACATTGTTCAGCGGTCCGGGCGGTTCGCAGCTTTATTATAAGGGGTTGATCGACCGGCTGGGGATCAACGCACATATCTATCGCGTCGGCACCTACAAGGCAGCGGTCGAGCCCTATACCCGCGCCGACCAGTCGCCCGAAGCGCGCGCCGCCAACCAGGCGCTGTACGGCGCGATCTTCAGCCAGTGGCAGGAGGCGGTGCAGAAGGCGCGGCCCAAGGCGCGGGTCGCCGAATTCGTCGCACGGCCCGATACGCTGGTGACCGCCGCCAACGGCGACATCGCGCGCGCCAACCTGACCGCGGGGCTGGTCGACAAGCTCGGCGACCGCACCAGCTTCGGCAAGCGGGTCGCCGAACTGGCGGGCGCCGATGCCGGCAAGCCTGCGGGCAATTTCAAGACGATCAAGCTGGCGAGCTGGCTGGCGGCGAACCCGTTGCCGACCAGCGGCGACGCGATCGGCGTGATCACGGTCGCTGGGACGATCATCGACGGCAAGGCCGGGCCGGGAACCGCGGCCGGTGACACGATTTCGAACCTGCTGCTGAAGGGGCTGGCCGAAAAGAAGCTCAAGGCGCTGGTCGTCCGCGTCGATTCGCCCGGCGGATCGGTGCTGGCGTCGGAAAAGATCCGCCAGGCGATCCTGCAGGCCAAAGCGCGGGGTCTCCCGGTGGTGGTGTCGATGGGCGGGCTCGCCGCGTCGGGCGGCTATTGGGTATCGACCCCCGGCGACGTGATCTTCGCCGAACCTAACACGATCACCGGATCGATCGGCATCTTCGGGGTCATCCCGACCTTCGAGAACGCGATCACCAAGATCGGCGTGACCGCCGACGGGATCGCAACGACGCCGCTGTCGGGGCAGCCCGACCTTTTCCGCGGCACCAACGCCGCGGTCGACACGATCCTGCAATCGTCGATCGAGAATGGCTATCGGCGGTTCCTGACCCTGGTGTCGCAGTCGCGCAAGCTGCCGGTCGCGCGGGTGAACCAGATCGCACAGGGACGCGTCTGGGACGGCGGCACCGCGCGCCAGCTGGGGCTGGTCGATCGTTTCGGCAGCCTGCCCGATGCGATCGCCGAGGCGGCGCGGCTGGCCAAGCTCGATCCGGTAAAGGTGCGGCCGGTCTATCTCGAAAAGGAGCCGGGCTTCGCGGCGCAGCTGGCGGCGATGTTCGCGCAGTCGGGCGACGAGGAAGCCGGCGAGGGCGAGGTCGCACGCGACATCTTCGCGCGGATGGCGGCTGAGCGGCGCGGGGTGTTCGCGCAGGCGATCGGCGACATGCGGATGCTCGCCAAGGGGCCGGCGATGCAGGCGCGCTGCATCGAATGCGCCGGTATGGGGCCGGGGGTCGCTTCGCGCGAAGATGCGCGGATCGCGGCCTTCCTCATCGAGCGCACGCTGCCATGA